A part of Leishmania panamensis strain MHOM/PA/94/PSC-1 chromosome 34 sequence genomic DNA contains:
- a CDS encoding rRNA dimethyltransferase, putative (TriTrypDB/GeneDB-style sysID: LpmP.34.0700), translated as MRGASASSSSSLQAAAPVALPPLRCPGGPRVTAEGIKQLYKVPHAGFLAKYDQRFMLNLKLTHQLVSYLSRTTLTTPDKVLVELGPGVGTLTRSLLTRPCVGVLGVEVDERFNPHLEQIRNYTNQKFQWVTADVLKVDELELLRSAFPHFVKANMRRPPSPGHETSEANAAAGADADSGSQRAGFTGDAGEHDTEGYEGAPLRSAQRERLLRQRRARKPHLHSGATSRRGAGGAADTAGTATPPNPAFDVTNHWWSNGNAKVEVIANLPFAIITELLMRYAVDCAQHRGLFAFGRVPVHIFAQREVAERILAPAGSVEFSRLSVLCQCFFHVRLKQTFVDQTYYPRTEVEGAMLTLEPRSVPLAHDLDASTLIHFTNLLMKPGLRAATVHKSLSRFAPAELVQYMLQELRMDGAMTVLDLSVVEVTRLASLWQQFVTMSQQQPQQGDDGTEADAGTAAPDIPMAPCSSPL; from the coding sequence ATGCGCGGCGCTTCAGcttcgtcatcgtcgtcgttgcaggcagcggcgccagtcGCACTCCCCCCGCTACGCTGCCCTGGTGGACCGCGTGTCACGGCAGAGGGCATCAAGCAGCTATACAAAGTACCACACGCCGGCTTCCTTGCCAAGTACGACCAACGCTTCATGTTAAACCTCAAACTCACTCATCAGCTCGTCAGCTATCTTAGCCGCACAACACTCACGACGCCAGACAAGGTGCTGGTGGAGCTGGGCCCCGGCGTCGGGACTCTCACACGGAGTCTGCTGACGCGGCCTTGCGTCGGTGTCCTCGGGGTCGAGGTGGACGAGCGCTTCAATCCACACCTAGAACAGATCCGCAACTACACAAATCAAAAGTTTCAATGGGTGACGGCTGACGTGCTCAAGGTGGAcgagctggagctgctgagaTCGGCCTTTCCGCATTTTGTGAAGGCCAACATGAGACGTCCACCGAGTCCCGGACACGAGACTTCGGAGGCCAACGCGGCAGCCGGCGCCGATGCGGACAGTGGATCTCAGAGAGCAGGCTTTACTGGCGACGCCGGTGAGCACGACACAGAGGGCTACGAGGGTGCACCGTTGCGCTCGGCTCAGCGTGAACGGCTActgcgtcagcgccgcgCGCGGAAGCCCCACCTACACAGCGGCGCTACCAGCcgcagaggtgctggaggagccgCAGACACGGCGGGAACGGCGACGCCGCCTAACCCCGCCTTCGATGTCACAAACCACTGGTGGTCCAACGGGAATGCGAAGGTCGAGGTGATTGCAAACCTGCCCTTCGCTATCATCACTgagctgctgatgcgctACGCGGTGGACTGCGCGCAGCATCGCGGGCTCTTCGCCTTCGGCCGTGTGCCGGTACACATCTTCGCCCAGCGTGAGGTGGCCGAGCGCATTCTTGCCCCGGCTGGATCGGTGGAGTTCAGTCGCCTGTCTGTTCTCTGCCAGTGCTTCTTTCATGTCCGCCTCAAGCAGACCTTTGTAGACCAAACCTACTACCCTCgcacagaggtggagggcgcAATGCTGACGCTGGAGCCGCGCTCTGTGCCGCTCGCACACGATCTCGACGCGTCCACCCTCATTCATTTCACCAACCTACTGATGAAACCGGGGCTGCGTGCCGCCACTGTGCACAAGTCGCTCTCCCGGTTTGCACCTGCTGAGCTAGTGCAGTAcatgctgcaggagctgcggaTGGACGGCGCGATGACGGTGCTGGACTTATCTGTGGTTGAGGTCACCCGTTTGGCTTCCCTGTGGCAGCAGTTTGTGACCATGTCGCAACAGCAACCACAGCAGGGGGATGACGGCACGGAGGCAGATGCTGGTACCGCAGCGCCGGATATCCCAATGGCGCCGTGTAGTAGCCCTCTTTGA